Sequence from the Bacillus thuringiensis genome:
ATAGTACCTCTTTTTAATTATTTATATTTTTTCTTGTTGTGAAATCTTTAATCGCCTCTAGATAGCGAAACCATATCCGTTTCCATATAAGTTGTGCATTTTTTAATGTATCACCTTTAAATATCCATCATATTGATTATACACTTTCTTCGTTTTATTTGTTAAAATTTTCTATATAATCATTCACGTTGGGGGAATACATGATGCCTAATCCTATACTTAAATCAACTTTAATCATCCTTAGAGGAAACTCCGCAAGTGGTAAAACAACAATCGCAAAGCAACTACAAGAGCATTTCGGACAAGGTACACTTTTGGTATCACAGGATGTTGTACGTAGAGATATGCTTAGAGTACACGACACGATGGGGAATTTATCACATGATTTACTATTTGAAATTACAAAGTACGGAAAAGGAAAATGTGAGTTTGTTATTTTAGAAGGTATTTTAAACAGTCGAAGATACGGTGAAATGTTAAAAGAATTAATACATTATTTTGAAGGAAACACGTATACATATTACTTTGATTTATCGTTAAAAGAAACGATTCGACGACATAACACAAGGGAAAAGCGGCATGAATTTGGTGAGGATTCCCTAGAAAAATGGTATAATCCACACGATACAATTGAAGTTGCTAGCGAAACTATTTTTACAGATAACTTCACGCAAAAAGATATATTTGATGCGATTCTTAATGATATTATGGTACGAAAATAAGACCGACAGAATATGTCAGTCTTATTTTCATTATGTTATTAGATTTATTATAAAATCTTCACTTTAACAGTTTGTCTTCCCCAATTCATCGCTTTACTTTTTGAACCCATTAAAACATCAATGCGATTACCTTTAATTGCACTTCCCGTATCACCAGCAATTGCTTCTCCATAACCTTCTACCCATACTTTAGATCCTAATGGGATTACTTTCGGATCTACTGCTATAATTCTCATATTCGGATTAGCCGTTAAATCATGCCCCATCGCAGTTAAAACACGTCCACCATATGTACCATTCTCACTTGGATCAGCCGTATATGCTGTCGCCACCACCGTTAATTCACGTTTAGCGGACTGTGTGTTATTTTTAGACTCTTCTTTTGCCTTTATTGCTTCTCGTTCTCTTGCTTCTTCCTTAGCTTTGGCTATTTCCTTTGCTTTCGCTTCTTCCTTAGCCTTTGCTATTTCCTGTGCTTTCGCTTCTTCCTTAGCCTTTGCTATTTCCTGTGCTTTTGCTTCTTCCTTAGCTTTCGCTATCTCTTGCGCTTTTGCCTCTTCCTTAGCTTTCGCTATCTCTTGCGCTTTTGCCTCTTCCTTAGCTTTCGCTATCTCTTGCGCTTTTGCCTCTTCCTTAGCTTTCGCTATCTCTTGCGCTTTTGCTTCTTCCTTAGCTTTCGCTATCTCTTGCGCTTTTGCTTCTTCCTTAGCTTTCGCTATTTCTTGTGCTTTTGCTTCTTCTTGGACTTTTACTTCTTCCTTAGGCTTTGTTACTTCTTGGACTTTTACTTCTTCCTTAGGCTTTGTCACTTCTTGGACTTTTACTTCTTCCTTAGGCTTTGTTACTTCTTGGACTTTTACTTCTTCCTTAGGCTTTGTTACTTCTTGGACTTTCACTTCTTCCTTAGGCTTTGTTACTTCTTGGACTTTCACTTCTTCCTTAGGCTTTGTTACTTCTTGGACTTTTGCTTCTTCCTTAGGCTTTGTTACTTCTTGGACTTTTGCTTCTTCCTTAGCTTTAACCATTTTTTGTACTTTCGCTACTTGCTTCGTTTTCTCGTCAGCCTTTTTTTCAATTGGTGCTTTACTTGATAAGAAAGAAACATTTACATAAGCTGTTTTTCCTTTATATTCAAATTGTATCCATCCATCTTTTACTTGGTTCGTTGATTCAATTACATCATCTTTTTTCAGTCTGCCAAGAATTTCTGATTCCGTGTTTGATTCAGAACGTACATTTAATAAATCTGCTGTTACATGGTAAATATCTTTTGTAAACTTCGAGCTTACAAATACTTCTTTACCATTTAACTCAATTTTTGACCAGCCATCTTCAGTATTTATGACTTTTAATTCTTCCCCGTTTTTTACTTTTTCGACAACTTTTGATTCCGTAGTCGGTTTTTCACGTACGTTGAGTACATCTGCTGTTACGATCGTTTCTGCAGTAGCAGTTGTAGTAAATGCTCCCAATCCAAAAACTGTTGCTGTTGCTGCGCCAATTACTTTTTTCATAGTATCCTCCATTATATTTTTTTGAATTCTATCAAATGCTTTCGTAAAAATAATAAAATTTACTATCATACCAAAACATTTGCAACGGTATATTAATACGACTTAATATACTGTTATTAAAACTCTTACTCCAATACTATCAAATTCTTATTTCTAATTCTATATATTATAAGTATCCTTATCTTCTATAAACGTTTCATGTCGTAATTCCCGCCAAAAATAAACTTACGATTGCTAAAAAATGAAGATGAATTTGAGGATTATTCTGAGAAAGATGAATATAAAATATTATTTGAAACGAGAAGAAAAAAGTTACCGATATACAACTTGGCTTAGAAATCCCTCATTTAATAATTACATTAGAAAGCGGACAGATCATATTTTTAAATGGTTTTCATAATGATTATGAATGTTGGCAAGCTGGCATCCAATTTGAAGATTGGCTTGTAGTGGCTGCACCTGGTAATGAAATCACCACTTTGATTCCCAATCAGTTTAATAAAAAATAGCTAATGGAATATCTCCATCAGCTATTTTTTATTTTGAAGAAATACTAACAAGGCGTCTCCTTCCCAAGCTTCCAACTAAACCATCTTCCATGCCCTTCCGTTTCTCCAACCGTTTCACGATATTCGTTGCCGTTAATATAATAATCAATATGAAAGTCCCGGTCCCACATGTTGTTATAAAGATGGAATACATCACGCTTTGCACCGATTTCTTGGATTTGTTTTTCTAGCTTACGTTTTACTTGTTCAGGTATTTGATTTGCGACGTGTGTATGGAAAATACAGATAACCGCATCATCATTTATTTGTTCAATAATAGATGGTAATAGTTCTACACCATTTCCTTCTATTAATTTGACAGACTCATTTTTTACTAAAGTTGCTGCTTGGTCAAACGTTTCTAGTCTTTCTTTATGTTCTGGCCAAATGAGTGCACGTAGCCATAAATAATCTTCGTCACTATGTAAATCATTCACATGTAAATCTAGTCCGATTCTTTCTACGACAGGTGGACTTTCTTTTAATAAATGAGGCACATTCTCCCCTCTTATTTCAGAAGTTAAATGTACATTCGAATTTATATTTCCGTATGTTTCATCTGTACCGTACGAATAGCTATATTGGTCCCAAAATAGTTGTAATCCAGAACTTGTACCAATTTCTATTAACGCTAACGGTTTATTCACTTTATTAAATATGTAACTGAAACTTGGATATAAGTACGCACATCGTCTTACTTCGTTCGTTTGAACGAGTTTCGTTTGTAATAAATTAATAATTTCTTCTCTGTACATTTTACAGAAATCTTTAAAATGATCAAAAGCTTGATCTAAATTCGTATTGGCATGTTCAACTAAGCTACTATAATACGTTTTTAGATGATGTTCTTTCCCTGCTAGTAATAAATAATGTACTGCACCTAATAATAAGTTTGGGACTGGTTGACCTGCTTGAGCGTAGGAAGATAGTGTAAGTACTTCCTCATCTTCAGCTATTTTTATTGCTACGTATTCATATAAGTCACTTGACCCTTTACATTCTTTTATTGAAAAATTTCGAAATAAGTTTGCGATTTGTTCTTGTGTACGCATGTGCATCCCTCCTTTTAAATTTCAGAATAATCATACAATAAGCGGAGCAAAAAGTCCCATAAAAAGGTATCCTTTCTACCCACTTTTGGATACGTAAGCTTTTTCGAGATAATTTCAAACTGTAATTTTTTTCTATTCATTAACTGAAAAGTGCTTGTTAAATAAGAATTTTGGCAAATAAAGCGTTAAATATTTTAAAATTATCAGATAACACTAGATATTTTAGTCTATTAATTATTATAATAGAGTATGAGATGGTTATATAATTGAGACAAAAAAGGTATACACCTAGGTGGGGCCTAGGCGGTGTTTCTCTTTTACGGCTTAGACATAGAAAACACCTACTCTTTTTTGCCAATATAGGGGATGGAGAGATTATCATGAGCAACATGCAGCAAAAAACAGACGTTATCTTAATTGGTGCAGGAATTATGAGTGCAACGTTAGGCTCATTACTAAAAGAATTAGCACCTGAATGGGAAATTAAAGTTTTTGAAAAACTCGCAAGTGCCGGGGAAGAAAGCTCTAACGAATGGAATAATGCAGGTACAGGGCATTCTGCGCTTTGCGAACTGAACTATACTTCCGAAAAATCTGACGGATCTATAGATATTAGTAAGGCTGTAAAAGTGAATGAGCAATTCCAGCTTTCAAGACAATTTTGGGCATATCTTGTAAAAAGCAAACTAATTCGTAATCCACAAGATTTCATTATGCCTCTACCTCATATGAGTTTAGTACAAGGTGACAAAAATGTTGAGTTTCTAAAAAACCGTTTTGAAGCGCTTTCAAAAAATCCACTGTTTCAAGGCATGGAATTTTCCGATGCTCCTGAAACATTAAAAAAATGGCTTCCACTCATTATGGAAGGACGTACATCTAATGAACCGATGGCTGCAACGAAGATTGACTCTGGAACAGATGTGAACTTCGGTGCATTAACACGTATGTTGTTTGATTACTTACAAACTAAAAATGTCGAGCTAAACTACAAACATAGTGTCGAAAATATTAAACGCACGAAGAATGGTTTGTGGGAAGTAAAAGTACACGATATGAATAGTGGTAAAATTGAACATCATACTGCAAAATTTGTCTTTATCGGCGGCGGTGGCGGAAGCTTACCTCTACTACAAAAGACAGGTATTCCTGAATCAAAACATATCGGTGGATTCCCAGTAAGTGGACTATTTATGGTATGTAAAAACCAAAAAGTTGTAGAGCAACATCATGCGAAAGTATACGGTAAAGCTAAAGTTGGCGCTCCGCCAATGTCTGTACCTCACCTTGATACGAGATATATAGACAATAAAAAAGCTTTATTATTCGGACCGTTCGCAGGGTTCTCACCTAAATTCTTAAAAACTGGCTCAAACCTTGACTTAATTGGTTCTGTAAAACCGAATAACGTCTTAACGATGTTAGCTGCTGGTGTAAAAGAAATGGGATTAACAAAATACTTAATTCAACAAGTTATGTTATCACACGAAAAACGTATGGAAGAATTACGCGAATTCATTCCGAACGCGAAAAGTGAAGATTGGGATATTGTAGTTGCTGGGCAACGTGTGCAAGTAATTAAAGATACTGATGCTGGCGGTAAAGGTACACTTCAATTCGGTACAGAAGTTGTCAGTGCAGCTGACGGCTCAATCGCTGCATTACTAGGTGCTTCACCAGGTGCCTCTACTGCCGTTCACGTTATGCTTGAAGTATTAGAAAAATGTTTCCCAAGCCGCATGATAGAATGGGAAGAAAAAATAAAAGAAATGATTCCTTCTTACGGCACTTCATTAACAGAAAATCCTAGATTATTCCAAGACCTTCACACTTCTACAGGTCGTACCCTTGGATTAAATGAAAAAGAAACAGTTCATAATTAATGAAGAAATAAAAACGTCCGATACATTCGGACGTTTTTTCGTTACTAGAAATTATATTTATCAATATTATCCTTTGTAAATACGACTCGTTCTGGTAGTACGATAATTCCGTTCCCTTCTGCCTCATAGTCATATCCTTGAATGGAGTTTGGCTCTACTTTCACTTTTCCAATTCCTTTTACTTCGAAGCTATCCCCTACTTTTAACTTCTTCCCTTTTACAACAATTTCATTTGCTACATACGTTGCGAGTGCACCTTGTTGTTTGACATCCCATAATCCGAATTGTTGTACTGTTCCTCGTTTTACATAATCACGCATAACATTCGGTGTGGAAAATCCAGTTACAACGACTTTTTTATCCATTTTCAAGTTTTCGGCTGCTTGTGCCATTGCCGGAAGTGCCGTTGCATCTGGACAAATGACTGCATTCATATCTGGATACGTTTTTAAAATGTTCTCCCCTACAGACAAAGACTTTTGTGCATTATTTTCACCGTACTGTGTCGTTACAATTTCCCAGTTCGGATATTTCTTTTTAATAATTTCTTTCGCTTTCGTTACCCATTGATTTTGATCCGTTACTGTTGGACTAGAATAAAAGAATGCTACTTTTCCTTTATCTCCAATTTGCTTTGAAGTCATTTCAATTAATAAGTTTGCAAGTTGGTCTGGTGTACCTTGACTTATATAAAATGAACGGTCTTTCGGATTCACATCAGAGTCCCACGTTAACACCGTCATCCCTTTTTTCTTTGCACGTTGCAGTGATTGTGATAAACCATCTACTGACGTAGAAGAAACCATAAGTGCATCATAGTTTTGGTTAATGAAATTGTTTATATATTTTACTTGCCCTGATACGCTTGCTTCAGACGGTCCATCATATTTCACTTGTACGCCTAACTTATCTCCCATCTCTTTTGCCCCTTCACCACCTGATGTAAAGAAGCCAACTCCAGTTAATTTTGGGATAAATGCAAATTTCACATCATCAGCTTTTTTCTTATCTGCGGTTTGACTAGAACAAGCGATTAAGCCGATTAAACAAATGCATACGATTAATACAACCCCTAGTTTTCTCTTCATGACATTTCCCCCTTATGCAAATTCTTTCTTTTCCCCAATGTGAATTGATGTAATTTGAAATGTCTCATTATAACTGAAAGAATAAGGATAATACCAATTACTACGTTGGATTGTTCATTTGTTAAACCCGTCATTTGCAAACCATACTGCATGAGCCCAATAAAAATACTCGCAAGTACAGTACCGATAATGCTTCCTTTTCCCCCTGTAATAAGTGTCCCGCCTAATACAACTGCTGTAATAATTGGTAAAATCGTTTCACTTCCCATATCTGCACGTGCGGAACCGAAATACGCGGTTAAGAAAGCACCTCCTAATCCACCTCCTAACCCGGAAAGTATGTAAGCTATGATGACTACTTTTTTCGTTTTAATCCCGGTGTATTTGGCTGCATTTTCGTTTGCACCTGTTAATTTTACGTGGCGCCCATATATGGTGCGATGAAACAATATCGTGCATAAAATCGTTAATATAATTAGTAACCATAATAAATTCGGTATTCCTATAAAACTACCGTTTGCCAGTTGTACAAATGTGTCAGGTAATCCGCTTATTCCTTCATACCCAGAAGCACCTGCCCCTCCTGAAATGACGAGTGCAATTCCACCATATAAAAACATCGTTCCGAGTGTAACGACAAGTGGCTCTACATCTGTCATTTTTATAATGATTCCGTTTAAAGCTCCTGCTAAACAACTAATTATAAGAGCTATTATGACAGCAAACAAAATAGATACCCCATTCATCCAAAGTACACCGATCAAGATTGAAGTGAGCCCCATTATTGAGCCGACCGATACATCAATTCCTCCTGTTACAATAACGAAAGTCATTGGTATCGCCGCTATTGCTATAAATAAGAAATCATTTGTACTAAAAAGGAGATTACTAATATTTAAGAAATCGCTGCTTATAAAACTAAAGAGAATGAATTCAATAAGAAGTAATACAATTAGAACACCTTCCCATCTGTATACATACTTCATAGATTCCTTCTCCTTTCGGCCTTCCACTTTTTCATAACACTATCCAGTATGATGATAAGTAATAATAAAAAACCTGAAATAGCATTATTCCAAAATGCTGGTATTTTTAAAAAGACGAGTGAACTGCTTATTGTTTCTAAAAATAATGCTCCTAATGCAGCTCCAAATAAAGATCCTGTTCCTCCTTTTAAATGAATTCCTCCTAGTACAGCGGCTGCGATTACTTGTAATTCTAATCCTGTACCAGTTTGATTTGGAACGAACCCGATATTCATAACAAATATGCAACCAGCGAGCGCAGCGCTTATTCCTGAAATCATAAACGCATATATCTTTACTGTATTAACAGGTATACCAATGAGTCTCGCGCCATCTTCATTATCACCTACCGCATAAAAGTATCTTCCAAATGGCACTTTCTTTAAAAAGAAGTATAGTAGTAGTAAAATAATAAAAACAATCCATACAATTATCGGCAAACCAAGTATGACGATAGATGACAGTTGCTTAAAATCGTTTGGTATATCTTCAATCCACTTTCCGCCTGTGAAAATTAACATCGCACCTCTAACAATTCCTAACATGCCTAATGTCATAATAATGGCTGGTACCCGAAACTTTGCAACTCCAATACCATTTAAGAAACCGATAATGGCCCCAAGTATAATAGCAGCAAATATTGACATGGATGCACTATACTCATTCGTTAACATCATCCCGCAAACTGCTGCACTTAACCCCATAATTGAGCCAACTGATACATCTATGTTTTTCGTAAATAAGACGAACGATTGGCCGATTGCTAGCACGACTAAAATAACGCTTGATTTCACCATTAAAGATAACGAGTCAAATTGAATAAAACTAGGGTTTATCATTCCGACAATAGCTATATAAATTAGTAGTAACGTTATAATAGACGTTTCGTGCATTTTTAACATACGTTTCATTCCGCTACACCTCCGTATGCAAGGCGTGTAACTTCATTCACACTCAGTTGTTCTTTTTCCATATGAGAAACAAATCGCCCATTCCTCATTACATATACACGGTTCACTAATTGAACAATTTCTTCAACATCTGAAGAAATTAATAAAATTGCGAGTCCTTCCCTTTTCATTTTTTCTATCGTCTCATACACTTCAAGCCTTGCCTTCGCATCAATTCCACGAGTCGGTTCATCAAGAATAATAATTTTCGGATTACACGCAAGATATTTTGCTAGCACGACTTTTTGCTGATTACCTCCTGATAAAGATGTCAGTTCTTCATTCATATTCTGTACAACAATTTGGAACTGTTCTATAAATGAATTAACTAAAGCGCTTTCTTTTTCTTGATTTATAAAAAAGCGATTATTTTGCTGTAAACTTGCTGCTGCAATATTTTCTTTAACAGAAGCAATTGAGAAAATTCCATTCCTCGCTCTATCCTCTGGCACATAAACTAGCCCTTCGTCTAGCCTTTTATGCAAAGAACATGTATCAATTGATTTTCCTTCTAATAAAATAGACCCTGATTTTATAGTTTTCAATCCAAATATTGCTTCTGCTAATTCAGTTCTGCCAGATCCTATAATGCCAGCAATACCTACAATCTCACCCGCATGTACAGTGAATGATATGTTTTCGAATGCGTGGCTCGTTACATCAACTACTTCTAATATTTTCTTCGTTCCTTTTGTCACTTGCACAATATCTCTTTTCTCTTCTTGTTTATACCCTTTTGGTAATAATCCCTCCATTAGCATGTCATATGTATAGTCACATACATCTCCTTGACTTACAATCACTCCATCTCGTAATATTGCTACTTTGTTGGCAATTTCAAAGATTTCTGGAAAGCGATGCGTAATATAAATCATCCCAATTTCTTTTTCTTGTAAACTTTTCATCAACACAAAAAGACTCTTAATTTCGTGAGTTGTTAATGTCGATGTTGGCTCATCTAAAATAAGAATCTCGGCTTCTCGTATTAATCCTCTAACAATTTCTACTAACTGTTGCTGCGCAATGGATAATGATGCTCCTAGCTCATAAAGGTCAATATCCCAACCTAAGCTGTTAATCAATTGCTGAACTTTTACTTTCAGTTCCCTTCTCTTCCCTTTTATCCCAATGCATATATTTTCTTCAATAGTCATATTCGGAAAAATGAGCGGTTCTTGCGGTATTAAATAAATACCTTTTCGGTGCGCTTCTGACGGATTTGAAAACTGTTGCTTCGTTCCTTTTACATACATTACTCCATCATCATACGAATATAACCCCGTTAATATTTTCATTAATGTTGATTTCCCGGCACCATTTCCCCCAACTAAAGCGTATATATCTCCACGCTCTACTTGTAAGTTCACTTCTTTTAATACAAGTTGATTTAAAAACGCCTTACTCATTTTCTTTACTTGTAATAAAGGTACGTTCTCCACTTGATGTCACCTGCCTTTATGCAGAACATTTTTTGAGAAAATGATTATTTGTTCTACTTGTTTTGTAGCATTGTATATTCCTTTTTTTATATCTAGAACACTTTTTTCTACGTACTATTAATCGTTTCAACTGGAATAAACAAAATATATGGCACATATGTTTAAGCAGTGGTCAATTGTTGAAAGGGATGAAGAGTATGACTCAGCTTAACTTTGAAGAGAATTTATTAACGAAAGTAGCTTGGTACTATTATAAAGACCAATTAACACAACAGGAGATTGCTTCACTTCTTCATATTTCAAGAAATAAAGTCGTCCGGTTATTAGATAAGGCGCGGGGTGAAGGTATCGTTACATTTCACGTAAAAGGTACTGGTTTGCACTGTTTAAGTATTGAGCGTGACCTAATGAAAAAATTTCACTTAAAAGATGCTTTTATTATCCCTACCCCAGTAAACAATTATCACACTTCTCTTGGAAAAGCTGCTGCACAATATTTAGAAACTCAGCTCCAGCAAGGTGATTTACTCGGTATTGGCTGGGGAGAAACAATTAGCAAAATGCTAGAAAACATTCATTTCGAAAGCTCTATTAATCTTTCAATCGTAACGTTAACAGGCGGAGTAAATCACTATCTCCCGAGAAAACAAAACTATTTACACTACATGCAAGGCGATCTGCACATTATCCCTACGCCGTTTCTAGCGTCTACAACCGAAATGGCACAAAGTATTCTATCAGAACCGAGTGTAAAAGATATGCTTCATGTCGCTTCACTTGCTCATACGGCTGTTGTTGGTATTGGAGGATTATCACAAGACGCTACAATTGTAAAAGAAGAAAAATTAACACTACGTGAGATGACGTATATTCGTAGTCAAAACGGTGCTGGTGATATTTTAGGACAGTTTTATAATACAAATGGCGATTTATTAGAGCTCTCGCATCACAATCGCCTAATTGGCACGCCTCTCTCTATTCTACGCAATATGAATCATGTCGTCGGTGTTGCTGGAGGTACAGAAAAGATAGACGCAATTTATGGTGCCTTAAAAGGAAAGTTTATTCATGCATTAATTACCGATGAGGAAACTGCCCTCTCCTTATTACGAAAGGATGGTGATTGTTAATGTCTCATTTATTAGCTTTTGACGCTGGTACAGGAAGCATTCGAGCTGTTCTTTTTGATTTACTAGGTAATCAAATTGCGGTCAGTCAAAAAGAATGGGTTCATAACACGGATCCTCGTTACCCAGGTTCTATGAATTTTGATGTAATAGCAAACTGGAAGCTAGTACAAAAATGCACGAAAGAAGTTTTACAAAGAAGTAATGTCTCACCCTCTTCTATTAAAGCTATTAGCGCTACTAGTATGCGAGAAGGTTTTGTTTTATATGATAAAAATGGGCAAGAAATTTGGGCTTGTGCAAATGTTGATGGGCGTGCATCCGCTGAAGTTAGTGAGCTAAAAGAAATACGTTCGCATCTTGAAGAAGATTTATATACAAGATCAGGTCAAACTTTTTCACTAGGTGCTTTACCCCGCCTACTTTGGATTAAAAAACATGAACCCGAAATCTATAGCAATATTCATTCTTTTACGATGTTAAACGATTGGATTTTATATAAACTAAGCGGTGTACTGCAAATCGACCCCTCAAATGGATGTACGTCCGGTATTTTCGACTTAAAAAATAGAGTGTGGGATAACGATGTCGCTAAGGAGTGCGGTCTAACTTTACCATTTTCACCAACAGTAAATGAAGCTGGTACAGTAATTGGCAACGTTACAAAAGAGTTTGCAGCATTCACTGGTTTACGTGAAGGAATTCCTGTCGTCGCCGGGGGCGGAGATGCTCAAATGGCATCACTCGGAACGGGAGTCGTGAAGCCTAATCAAACATTAATATGCGGAGGTAGTTTTTGGCAACAAGAAGTGAATGTTACTGAGCCAATTACGGATCCATATGCTGCAATTCGCATAAATTGTCACGTCGTACCTAACCTGTGGCAATATGAAACGATTGCCTTTTTTCCAGGGCTTGTTATGCGCTGGTTTCGAGACGCTTTTTGCCAAGAGGAAAAGAAACTTGCTGACAAGCTCGGTGTAGATGCTTATGCATTATTAGAAGAACAAGCGAAAGACGTACCTGTCGGCTCACATGGCATTATCCCTACTTTTTCAAACGTAATGAACTACATTTCTTGGCGTCATGCCGCACCTTCTTTTTTAAATTTAAGTT
This genomic interval carries:
- a CDS encoding sugar-binding transcriptional regulator, yielding MTQLNFEENLLTKVAWYYYKDQLTQQEIASLLHISRNKVVRLLDKARGEGIVTFHVKGTGLHCLSIERDLMKKFHLKDAFIIPTPVNNYHTSLGKAAAQYLETQLQQGDLLGIGWGETISKMLENIHFESSINLSIVTLTGGVNHYLPRKQNYLHYMQGDLHIIPTPFLASTTEMAQSILSEPSVKDMLHVASLAHTAVVGIGGLSQDATIVKEEKLTLREMTYIRSQNGAGDILGQFYNTNGDLLELSHHNRLIGTPLSILRNMNHVVGVAGGTEKIDAIYGALKGKFIHALITDEETALSLLRKDGDC
- the lsrK gene encoding autoinducer-2 kinase is translated as MSHLLAFDAGTGSIRAVLFDLLGNQIAVSQKEWVHNTDPRYPGSMNFDVIANWKLVQKCTKEVLQRSNVSPSSIKAISATSMREGFVLYDKNGQEIWACANVDGRASAEVSELKEIRSHLEEDLYTRSGQTFSLGALPRLLWIKKHEPEIYSNIHSFTMLNDWILYKLSGVLQIDPSNGCTSGIFDLKNRVWDNDVAKECGLTLPFSPTVNEAGTVIGNVTKEFAAFTGLREGIPVVAGGGDAQMASLGTGVVKPNQTLICGGSFWQQEVNVTEPITDPYAAIRINCHVVPNLWQYETIAFFPGLVMRWFRDAFCQEEKKLADKLGVDAYALLEEQAKDVPVGSHGIIPTFSNVMNYISWRHAAPSFLNLSLDADKCGKKELFRAIEENAAFVTLGNLKLIENLTGTFPSEVIFAGGAAKGKLWPQILSDVLGIPVKVPVVKEAAALGTAIAAGVGAGIYSSMEETAEEFVQWEQTFEPVTENHELYKEFYETWKTVYDSQLALADKGLTSHMWIAPGAL